In Roseofilum reptotaenium CS-1145, the DNA window CAATCTTTCTATCAAGCTTGGTACGGTTTAGGCATGATGTTGCGCTTTCAAAAACGCTACAACGAGGCATTAGCTGCTTTTGAAGAAGCCATTACTGAAAGTGAGGGCACCTTTGCACCGGCTTGGCGGGCGCGAGCAGAAGAGCTAGTCTGGTTAAATCGATATGATGAAGCTCTGAAATCCATTGAACAGGCGATTACTTTAGTTCCTCATGATATTCATCTCCAAGAGCTACAAGGTCATTTATTACAAAGACTCCAGCGCTACTCAGAGGCAATTCAGGTGTATGAAGAAGCTCTGAAATTATGGCATAGAGATCAAGGGGTTGGCCTTTCCGCCCAGATCGCCGATCAGGAGGGGGGTGAACATCAGGCTTTATGGGATCATTCATCTCCTTTGAATTTACCAGAAAATATGGCGATGATCTATGAAAATCGGGGAGATATGAGAGGAGCAGTCACGGGAAAATTACGGGTGATTTCCCATGGGGATTCCCAGAACGTGACCTTAATGTTAAATTTAGCTCTGGCTTATCTCAATCGAGGCAATCGCTATGCTGGGAAAGAACAATGGCAAGATGCGATCGCCGATTATAGTCGAGCGCTAGAACTTGAACCTCAGAATGCTTTTACCTACGGAAACCGGGGGTTAGCCCGGTCTCGAATTGGAGATCAGCAAGGGGCGATCTCTGATTTACAACAAGCTGCTGCGCTTTTTGATACTCAAGCAGATGTTACAAATTTTAAACGCGCCCTGGACGCTTTGAAGCAATTGGGCAGTTGAGGGTGATGGAGGAATGGGGAGATGGGGAGATAGGGATATTCCCTATTACCCATTACCCATTATTAACGCCGTCTTCTGCGACCACTGCTGAATCCGGAAGAGCGACGGGAGGTTCCGCTGCCAAAACTGGATGTACGCTGTTTGGATTGGGAATTGCCAGAAGAGCGCAAGTTAGAGCTACCATACCCAGAACCCGTCGAGCGATTGGCATTAGTCGAATTGGGTTTACCGTTGGTGGTGGTACTGGGAGAACGGAGATTGCCAGTTGTGCGAAGGGTTTGACGATTTTTAACTGCTGCTGGCGGTTGATTATAGCGACTTTGGTAACTGTTTACAGCTTGGCTATAGGTATTGCCATAGCCACCATAACCAGTCATTACTGTTCCAGCTTGATAGACAGGGGGTACATAATAAGTTGGACTAAAGAGCATATTGGCAACTGCCTGTCCTGCTAATGCTCCTGCAAACGGTGTCCAGAAATTAGATTCTCGGCGCACAATAACCGTTTCTGTTTGTCCCGTTTGCGGGTTAGTGCGATCTTCAGTCACATTATGAACATATTGGATTTGAAAATCTGGAGTCATATAGAGAAGAGCGCGATCGCCTTCAATTTCAGCATAAGTGCTTTTTCCCGCTTGAATCTGCTCATCCGTGAGTCGTGCCATCTGTACATCACTCGTGCGAAATAGGGGGCCAGTTCCTGCCGGAGTATTCAGTAACATCAAGCCATACTCCCCCGTACCATCATCATAGGTAGCTTGTTGTACCGGATATTCTCCGCTAGAGACCGGGTTACGCACGGGCGCAGGAGCGCTCGCGGTTTGGGTTGAACTGACCGTTTGCTTCGATGAGCCACCACAAGCAGTTGTGGTCAGGAGTAAGGTAAAACACAGAAAGACAGTTAAGAATTTGCGCCACATAGAATTGAATTGGGTTATGTTATCAGGTTTCCTTAAAGCTATTGTGCCATGAGCTAGAGAGGGATCAGCTCAGAGAAATTGAGTAACAGTTGATCCTCCGTGAGGCGATCGCCCAATCGAGCGGGAGAAAAATGGACTTGCACTGCTCGCAATCGGTCTTGATAATGGAGATTAATCATTGTTTTTAATCCCTTCTGTAGAGCGCTGAAGCTGGCTAAATCCGTTTCTAGATCGGGCGATTCTCCTTCAAAGGCGATCGTCATCATCACTACAATATTCTCTGTAATCGGCAGGGAAAGCAAATCGTCATCGTCATTATCACTTAAATCTGGCTGGCTCAAATAGCGCTGGGCCGAATCCGTAAACAACTCTTGCACATAATCTGCTGCTTCCGCCTCCTTCCATATCACATCCCCTTCATTCGCCGCCGATCGCCAATAGGATTCAGATTGCAGTAAAGATTCAGCAATATCGACCAACCCTTCACCCAAAACGCTGATATCCCCTTCTGCATTAATCGCTTCTTGTGCCTTTTCATTCAATACCCCCAGCAAAGGCGCAATCCGATCCCCTGCTAAATGGAGCATCAGCCGACAAACGACAAATCGAGTTCTAGCCATAGAATATCAATCCGTTAACGATGGAGAAAATGAACCATTAAGATACTTTTATCATTATTCGCCATTACCCGGGAATAGCCCTATAAAGGGTATCTCGCTGTTGTGGATCTCGGCCGATGGAGCGAATCGCAGTTTGTAGGCTTCCCACTTCCATACAAGTTCCTCCCTGGGCCCCCGCCATGGTACTAATATGTTCTTCCATCAGAGTTCCACCGATATCATTACATCCCCAATTTAAGGCTTCGGTTGCCCCATCTAAGCCTAATTTTACCCAACTGGGTTGATGGTTCATAATCCAATTACCCAGAAAAATTCGAGCAACTGCGGTGAGCAATAAAGCATCAGATAATAGGGGTTGATCTCGTCCAACTCGATGACGAATAATGGGCGGTGCGTCTTGACCAACAAAGGGCAACAAAATAAATTCTGTAATGGCTGATGGATAGGATTCTAGGGACTTTTGCTGTAGGGTTCGCAGATGATTTAAGTGGGTGATTTGCTGTTCGGGGGTTTCAATATGTCCAGATAATAGGGTGCTAGTAGTGGGCATTCCTAAACGGTGAGCAGTGCTGATAATTTCTACCCAGGTTTGGGTGTTGATTTTTTCGGGGCAAAGGATGGATCTAACGCGATCGTCAAGCACTTCAGCAGCGGTTCCTGGTATTGATCCCAGCCCCGCTTCTTGTAGGCTAGAGATGACACTTTCATAACTCATTTGATCTTCTCTGGCGATAAACTGGATTTCTTGAGGAGAGAAGGCATGAAGATGGAGTTGGGGATAGTGGCTTTTGATCTCTTGTACAAGTTTGACATAATAGGTTAAGGTGCTTCCTTCGATTTTTGCTGCTGGATTTAAGCCCCCTTGCATACAAATCTCGGTAGCTCCTCGCTCTACTGCATTCGTCGTTTTCTGGAGCATCGTTTCTATGGTTAACCAATAGGATTCTGGAGCGTTGGCATCTCGACGAAAAGCACAAAAACTGCAATGTTGTTCGCAAATGTTGGTGAAATTAATGTTGCGATTGATGACATAGGTGACGGTGTTGCCGATTTTCTGTTTTCGCAGGCGATCGCTGGTTTCTCGAATCGCTTCAATTACTCCACAATCCCTTTGCTGTAATAATAGAATGGCTTCATCCGTTGAAATATCTTGACCTGATAGGGCCCGATCTAAAATGGTGTCTATTGGACTAATGGTAATCACCTGATTTGCTCCTTAAGTGTCTATAGTATGAAGTGCTGGTCATGGGGAATTAGGTCATTAGCTATCTTCCCCATCTTCCCTCATTTCTCCTGTTCGCTAATTAACTGTCCCAAGGTTTCCATGGCTTGTTCGATTTGTGGTGACCACGGTAAACCGGAATTGAGCCGGAAACAATTGCCATAGCTTCCAGATGGTGAAAACATAATTCCTGGGGAAATACTGATCTTATGTTGACCCGCTCTGTAGAAGAGGTCCATGGCATCGAAGTGGGGAGGAAGTTCAATCCAAAGTACATGACCGCCTGTAGGACGCGTAACTTTTGTGTCTTCAGGGAAGTGATGACAAATGGCTTGAATCATTTGTAGCATTTGCTGTTCATAAGCGCGGCGCAGGTTTCGCACATGGCGATCGTATCCTCCATTGGCTAAAAAGGCACTGATCGCCAGTTGACTCGCCGGAGAGGTACTCATATTTACTGTTAGCTTAAGTCGTTCCACTATAGATTGATAGCGTCCAGGAACGGCCCAACCGACTCGTAACCCAGGAGATAAGACCTTACTAAAGGATGCACAGTATAGAACAAATCCATCTTTATCAAAGGCTTTTATGGCTTTAGGACGATCGCCATCAAAGGACAAGTCACCATAAACATCATCTTCAATCAGGGGAATTTGATGCCGGGCGAGTAATTCCACTAGGTCTTGTTTTTTCTCATTGCTCATGCAAGTTCCCAGGGGATTACTAAAATTAGAGACTAGGGCACAGGCGCTAATTTGTTTCCGTTTGAGAGCCGTTTCTAGGGCAGTGAGACAAATTCCTTCCCTGGGATGGGTGGGAAGTTCTAAGGCTCGTAAATGAAGTGTAGATAGGGTTTCGAGTAATCCATAATAGCACGGTGAGGCGATCGCCACGGTGTCTCCGGGTTGGGTGGTTGCTCGTAAGGATAAATACACTGCTTCCGTGGCTCCATGGGTGGCCACAATTTGATCTGGGGTTACTGCACAGTCCGCATCCAATAACCGTCTGGCGATCGCCCGGCGAAATTCAAGACATCCTGGAGGCGGAGTATAACTATGGGCTAAGGTTGGATTTTGGCGCATCACTTGACCCATGAGACGGTTTAAGGTGGACAGAGGAAATAAGTCCATTCCGGGTACAGCAGCTCCAAGTTGAATGATTTCTGGATCGCGGAGCATAGAATTCACTTGAAAGACGAGGGACGTATCCACTCGACAGGATTTTTGGGTTGGGGAAGAGCGATCCGGTTCCGGAGGCGATTTAAGCGAGCGTACAAAATAGCCAGATTGGGGTTTAGCCCCAATGAGTCCCCGGTCTTCTAAGAGACGATAGGCTTCTAAGGCAGTAGAAATACTCACTGACATTTGTTGATGAACTTTTCGCACCGAAGGCAGGCGATCGCCCGGTTGCAGGGTTCCTTCAGCAATTAAGACCTGAATACGATTGGCCACCTGTTCATATAAGTTAGCACCTTGGGTTTGCTCAATAGGTCGTAAGTGCATAATGCTCCAGTACAGTTCTTGATTTTATTAACCATAACAGTTTCTAGAAGGAAAACTGTTATGGTTACAATTTAGCTCAATTGCATCTGTTTTTTTTTCTGGCTTTTGTCCAAACTAGAGATATAGCAAGTAGGGGCAACGAATTTTTCGATTATTGACAGATTTCTATCCCCTGTCTACCACCATTGATCAGCATTGAGGGCACGATCCATGAAAAATACCACTACTGTTCCAGAAATCACGAAAGGATCGCAGTTACATTTAACCGATCTAAAAAGCGTACCTCAGCTTCCCCATTCTATTTTTCCAGGCGATCGCCTCCAGAAGCTTTGGAACTATTTTGTTGCCATTTGGTGGTACAGCGATGAACCTCGCATTACCGAGAAAAAAGACCGAGATGGGAATTGGATTTATCACGTTTACGATCCCCTCAGCCACCAACACTTGATGTTTGACTCCGAGCAAGAGGTACGGGTTTGGCTAGAAGAACGCTATTACGAGTAAGGGAAAAATCGGGTTTTTTTCCATTCCTTATTCTGAATTCCCTCCCCTCAGCGCTCTATTACATCAAAACTAAATCATCTCGATGAACCACCGTATCCGAACCTTCATATCCTAAAAGGTCAGGAATGTCATCCGAACGATAGCCCTTAATTAAATCTAATTCATCACTGCCATAGTTGACGATTCCGCGAGCGACTTCCTTACCCTCAAGATCGCAAAGCGTCACGGCTTCTGAGACCTGAAATTGGCCGATTACCTCAGAAATTCCGACGGCTAATAGGGATTTTCCGCGATCGCAAATGGCTTTAACTGCGCCTGGATCGAGAACCACGGTGCCAGAGGGAACCAACCCATTAGCAATCCACCGTTTACGAGCATTTAGTGTTCGGGGAGCGGGATGAAATTGAGTGCCAATTTCATCCCCATCTAAAATCCGTGGAATTTGGTTGGGATAGCGTCCTTGCATAATCACCATCCGCACTCCTGCATTGGTGGCAATACGAGCAGCGGCGATTTTGGTACTCATGCCTCCGGTACCCCAGGTAGAAGCCTCTCCCGCTTCCACCTCGGTTAACTCCTCCAGGTTATGAACGTGGGCAATAGGTTGCGCATCGGGAACCAAGTGGGGATCGGCAGAATAGAGTTTATCCACATCTGTGAGTAAAAATAGCCAATCTGCTTCCACTAGACTAGCAACTAGGGCAGCTAGGGTATCGTTATCTCCAAATTTCCGTCTCAGTTCGTCTGTAGCAACGGTATCGTTTTCATTGACGATGGGGATCACGCCCAAATCGAGTAGTTCTTGAAAGGCATCGTAGGCGTTGACATAGGAGACTCTTGATTCTAGATCTCTGCGAGTCAGTAGTACTTGCGCGATCGCCTGATCGAGAGTGGTGAATAGGTCATCGTAAATCCGCATTAAGCGACCTTGGCCAACAGCGGCGATCGCCTGTTTGAGGGCAATATCACGGGGGCGCTTTTTCAAGCCTAACCGCGAACACCCGACTCCGATGGCTCCCGAAGAGACTAAAATCACACGATGACCTTGGTGGCGCAGTTGGCTTAAGACTTCAACTAATAGGGCTAAGGTCGATAGGGCCAGATTTCCGGTTTCCGGATCGGTCAGGCTGGACGTACCAATTTTAATGACAAGGGTTAGGGACATAGAATATGCAACCCAAAATACAGCAGTTTACTCTGTTATAGAGTACAGGGTTGAATTCTCAAAACCTAAGTAGGGGCGAAAAACTTTTCGCCCCTACTTCTTTTTGCCTGTAGCAGAGAAAGGGAGCGTTCGCACATTTTCTATTGCCTATTGCCTAGCGCGAAGCGGTATATCTCGGCGATCGCAGAAGCGATCCCCAGTCTTACAGCAGCTTCCTTTACGATGCGGAAAGCGCCGGCTTCTCTATAGTGAGGGCCAGCGCTTTACCAGGGTAAAATATTTACAGGGATTTATCTTTAGGGTCTTTATATTGGCTGACCCCATTTGAACTAATTCTCATAATTGCATCAATTTGTTGATGATCCCCGATTCGTAATCTTTTCTTTATATTTCGTTTTTTCAGGTTTTATCAAGATTTGTAAAGTTTTGTACGGAAGGACTCAAGCGAGCGCCCAACATCTGAGATAACCACACTTCAAAGGATCGAACATCAAACGGTCGATAACCGTGGTGGGGATCAACCATGGGTTCAACTAGAATTGTAAACATTCCCAAACGATTCCCAGCTAAGACATCTGTGAACAGGCGATCGCCAACCATTGCGATTTGCTCAATCGGTAAACCCATATTTTCGGCAGCCTGACGCAATTTTCGCCGGGAAGGTTTAGCCGCTCCCATCATAAACGGTAAGTCTAAACACTCAGCGATCGCCCGAATTCTAATCCAATTTAGGTTATTACTCACAAGCCAAATGGGAACCAAGGGTTTGATCTGTGCAATCCAGTTTTTTAAGTCATCAGAAGCACCTGGTGAATTTATGGGCACAAGAGTATCATCAACATCTAGGATCAAACCTTTGAGATCGTGCAAGCGCAACAAATCTGGCGTTAAATCCAAAATTGGGCCACCAAGAACGAGATCCGGTTGCAAGAGAAGATTAGAAGACATAGGAAAAAAATGAGACCCATTTAGGGTTAACGTTGTTGGGCAACTTGGTTAATCGCTTGGTTATGTTCATTGAGAGTGCGACTAAAAATATGTGTCCCATCATAGCGAGCCACAAAATACAGATACTCCGTTGTTTCCGGATAGAGGGTTGCTTCTAAGCTCGCTGTTCCAGGAGCAGCAATCGGCGTGGGCGGTAATCCTGGATTCAAATAGGTATTATAAGGATTCGGAGTATTCACATCCTTTAAAGTTAACGGTTGATCCGGGGTTTGCTTAATTCCCAAACCATATTCCACCGTGGGATCAGCGCCTAGAGTCATTCCTGTTCGCAGTCGATTATGAAATACCCCAGAAATCACCCCTCGTTCTTGAGCCACAACCGACTCTTTTTCTACAATACTCGCCAAGGTCACCCACTCCAAAAGACTCAAATCCGTTTGCGCTTGAGCTTTTTGATACAGAGGCAGGGCCACCCGTTCAAATTGAGTTAACATCTGTTGAACAATGCGATCGGCTGTCAAATTATCCCCAGAAATCTGATAAGTATCTGGAAATAAAAACCCCTCCAATTTTGGCACAGAAGGTAACCAAGGATAATCTTGGGCAGAAACTCGATTAACTGCGTCTAAAAACTCTTGGGATGTAAAAAATCCTTGGTCTTCAAAATAATCCCCCATTTGGGTCAACGTCCAGCCTTCTGGAATGGTATAGGTGGTTTGTATTACGGTTCCCGATCGAATTTGAGCCGCAATTTCCGGTAAGGACTGGGTGGGAGACAACTGATACGTTCCCGCTTGGAAATAGCCTTCTAACTCCGGTTGAAGTTTGGCTTGTAATCTAAGCCATTTTGCCCAAATATTCCAAGCCTGTTCTGAGCGAATGAGATCGAGATCGGCTAAATCCGCACCAATTTGTTGTCCGGAAGTTCCGAGGCCAATTTCAACTAGCACTTGATGATCCCTGGCCTCAGCACTTGCAGACATAACAGGACTAATAGCCCAACTCCACCACCGCCATCCTTGCCATCCAGAGAAGGCAACAACGATGGGTAAAAGCATTAAATAAAAGAACCACTTTGTGATTCGTGAATTACGGGTTGTCATAACCAAGCAAGTTTTATCTGATTTTACGGATGCACCCTAAATATTTTGGCGATTTATGCCATGACTAAGGATTGTGTTCTCAGGCGTTAAGCCAAGAGTTCTTCTTCTAACGTCTGTTCAATCTCTGGTAG includes these proteins:
- a CDS encoding aminotransferase-like domain-containing protein; this encodes MHLRPIEQTQGANLYEQVANRIQVLIAEGTLQPGDRLPSVRKVHQQMSVSISTALEAYRLLEDRGLIGAKPQSGYFVRSLKSPPEPDRSSPTQKSCRVDTSLVFQVNSMLRDPEIIQLGAAVPGMDLFPLSTLNRLMGQVMRQNPTLAHSYTPPPGCLEFRRAIARRLLDADCAVTPDQIVATHGATEAVYLSLRATTQPGDTVAIASPCYYGLLETLSTLHLRALELPTHPREGICLTALETALKRKQISACALVSNFSNPLGTCMSNEKKQDLVELLARHQIPLIEDDVYGDLSFDGDRPKAIKAFDKDGFVLYCASFSKVLSPGLRVGWAVPGRYQSIVERLKLTVNMSTSPASQLAISAFLANGGYDRHVRNLRRAYEQQMLQMIQAICHHFPEDTKVTRPTGGHVLWIELPPHFDAMDLFYRAGQHKISISPGIMFSPSGSYGNCFRLNSGLPWSPQIEQAMETLGQLISEQEK
- a CDS encoding YqeG family HAD IIIA-type phosphatase, with translation MSSNLLLQPDLVLGGPILDLTPDLLRLHDLKGLILDVDDTLVPINSPGASDDLKNWIAQIKPLVPIWLVSNNLNWIRIRAIAECLDLPFMMGAAKPSRRKLRQAAENMGLPIEQIAMVGDRLFTDVLAGNRLGMFTILVEPMVDPHHGYRPFDVRSFEVWLSQMLGARLSPSVQNFTNLDKT
- the mltG gene encoding endolytic transglycosylase MltG yields the protein MTTRNSRITKWFFYLMLLPIVVAFSGWQGWRWWSWAISPVMSASAEARDHQVLVEIGLGTSGQQIGADLADLDLIRSEQAWNIWAKWLRLQAKLQPELEGYFQAGTYQLSPTQSLPEIAAQIRSGTVIQTTYTIPEGWTLTQMGDYFEDQGFFTSQEFLDAVNRVSAQDYPWLPSVPKLEGFLFPDTYQISGDNLTADRIVQQMLTQFERVALPLYQKAQAQTDLSLLEWVTLASIVEKESVVAQERGVISGVFHNRLRTGMTLGADPTVEYGLGIKQTPDQPLTLKDVNTPNPYNTYLNPGLPPTPIAAPGTASLEATLYPETTEYLYFVARYDGTHIFSRTLNEHNQAINQVAQQR
- a CDS encoding DUF1517 domain-containing protein — protein: MARTRFVVCRLMLHLAGDRIAPLLGVLNEKAQEAINAEGDISVLGEGLVDIAESLLQSESYWRSAANEGDVIWKEAEAADYVQELFTDSAQRYLSQPDLSDNDDDDLLSLPITENIVVMMTIAFEGESPDLETDLASFSALQKGLKTMINLHYQDRLRAVQVHFSPARLGDRLTEDQLLLNFSELIPL
- the cofH gene encoding 7,8-didemethyl-8-hydroxy-5-deazariboflavin synthase subunit CofH; the encoded protein is MTISPIDTILDRALSGQDISTDEAILLLQQRDCGVIEAIRETSDRLRKQKIGNTVTYVINRNINFTNICEQHCSFCAFRRDANAPESYWLTIETMLQKTTNAVERGATEICMQGGLNPAAKIEGSTLTYYVKLVQEIKSHYPQLHLHAFSPQEIQFIAREDQMSYESVISSLQEAGLGSIPGTAAEVLDDRVRSILCPEKINTQTWVEIISTAHRLGMPTTSTLLSGHIETPEQQITHLNHLRTLQQKSLESYPSAITEFILLPFVGQDAPPIIRHRVGRDQPLLSDALLLTAVARIFLGNWIMNHQPSWVKLGLDGATEALNWGCNDIGGTLMEEHISTMAGAQGGTCMEVGSLQTAIRSIGRDPQQRDTLYRAIPG
- the proB gene encoding glutamate 5-kinase, with product MSLTLVIKIGTSSLTDPETGNLALSTLALLVEVLSQLRHQGHRVILVSSGAIGVGCSRLGLKKRPRDIALKQAIAAVGQGRLMRIYDDLFTTLDQAIAQVLLTRRDLESRVSYVNAYDAFQELLDLGVIPIVNENDTVATDELRRKFGDNDTLAALVASLVEADWLFLLTDVDKLYSADPHLVPDAQPIAHVHNLEELTEVEAGEASTWGTGGMSTKIAAARIATNAGVRMVIMQGRYPNQIPRILDGDEIGTQFHPAPRTLNARKRWIANGLVPSGTVVLDPGAVKAICDRGKSLLAVGISEVIGQFQVSEAVTLCDLEGKEVARGIVNYGSDELDLIKGYRSDDIPDLLGYEGSDTVVHRDDLVLM